A region of the Clostridium estertheticum subsp. estertheticum genome:
TTTAGTATGATTATAATTAAACTAAAATATTGTTAATGTAGGGAGCGATAATTTATGAAAAAAGCAAAAATATACTATATATACCATAGTGGGTTTGTTGTTAAGACTGAAAATCATTTTCTGATATTTGATTATTATAAAGAACCTATAGAAAATCAGAACAGAGTTTTGCTATCACCTGAAAATATCAAAGAAATGAAAAATGTTTATGTATTTTCATCCCATAGTCATGCAGATCATTATAATCCTAAAATTTTAGAATGGGAAAAATATAATGATAATATACAATATATACTTAGTGATGATATAAAAACTGATAAAGATAAGTCAAATTATAATTTTATGGGGGAAGGTGACGAAAAAGTATTCCAGGATATTTATGTAAAAGCTTATGGTTCTACGGATATTGGAATATCTTTCTTAGTAAAAGTAGATGGATTAACTATTTTCCATGCTGGAGATCTAAATTGGTGGCACTGGAAAGAAGATAGTTTAGACGAACAAACACTTGCGGAGTCATTATTTAAGGCTCATATAGAAAAAATAAAAGAAGAAAAACCTATAGATATAGCTTTTTTTCCAGTAGATCCGAGACTTTGCGGGGATTATTATATAGGGGGAGAATATTTTGCGAAAAATATTCAGCCAAGGGTACTTATACCAATGCATTTCGGAGATGATGTGGATATTACTAAGCAGTTTGTAAATCGAATGAATAAGATAAATATAAAAGCTGCTCTAATAAATTATCCAGGTCAGGAGATAATATATTAAAAGGATTTATGTATTTGGATAAAGTATAAATTGGAAAGTAGGATAATTAGGATGAGAAGAGAAACAAAAAATGAGAATGTTTTAAATTATGTATACATTATGATTGGAGCCACAATACTTGCAGCAGGTATAAATATGTTTTTTGCTAATTTAAAATTAGTAACTGGTGGGGTATCAGGTCTTGCTATTGTTATAGAGTATTTATCTATTAAGAATTATGGGGTAGACATTCCTTTATGGTTTACTAATATTGTGATAAATATACCGTTACTTGCTATTGCTATAAAACTTAAGGGAAGAGCATTTGTTGGTAAATCTATGTTTGCTGCAGCATATCTGTCTTTTGCATTGTTTTATACAAGCTTTATTCCAGTACCAAAGGTTGATCTGTTGATAGCTAGTATATTTGGTGGTGTATTTGTTGGTATAGGCTTAGGCTTTGTATTAAGAGCATCTGCAAGTACTGGCGGAACAGATCTTGCTGCAAATATTATAAAGGTTTATTTGAAAAACGTTCCAATTGCCAAAATCATATTAGTAATTGATTCAACTATAATATTATTAGGTGCTTTTGTATTTGGAATTGAAAAGGCTATGTATGCATTAATATCAACATACATAGTGTCTAAAGTAATAGACAGTATACTTGAAGGGATAAATTTTTCGAAAGCGGTATTTATTATTTCGGATTATTCAAATGAAATAGCAGAAATACTAATGAAAGATTTAAATAGAGGTGTTACAGGAATACATGCTAAAGGTATGTATTCAAAGGGGGAAAAGCAGGTATTGTTTGTAGTAGTTGGTAAAGATGAAATAGTACCCCTTCAAAAAATGGTTAAGGAAATAGATACCAAAGCATTTATTACTATTGCAGATGTGAGAGAAGTTCTAGGAGAAGGATTTTCGGAGTAAGAGGTAATAAGTTATCATTATACTAATATTTTTAAAATGTTTTAAAGTTGAAAATTAGGTAACATTTCCAAAGTATATTTCGAAGTCTTCATGCACAGACTAGATTTAGAAAGGAAGTGTATATATATGAACGATAGATTAAATAGTAAACCAATTACATTTGATCACCCAGAAAAACTTACAGAGGGAGTTTCTTTAGTAGAAGGAGATGTTACAGCAAAAAGCTTTATTAACGAAGTTGATGGACATGTAACATCCAACATTGTTATTGAAAATAAGGCTACTGGAGAAATAGCTAAGAGAGATGCAGTTATTGGTGAAATAGTTGAAGATGAGGATGAAGTAGACTCAGGCGAAATCGAAAGAGACGATATATAATATTAAATTTTAAACCTTATCCTATAAAGTAGACAATGGAAGTTTACTTTATAGGATATTTATATATATTAATCAGTTATAATAAGGATTTGACATTTATTATTAAAAACATTATAATTTAATTGTATATATAAAGTAATTAATGAATATACTAGTGTTTATAAGTTAAATGTAAAGACTAAGACGAGAAGAGTAGATATAAAAGGTAGTTTTAGCGATTTGGTGATGGTGAGAGACCAATACGAAATTTATATTGAAAAACATCTTTGAGTTTCTAACCGAAATCAGTAGAGAGTAGGCTTAGACGGGTCCAATCCGTTAATAGTTGGGTAGTATCAAATTATAATTCGAAACATTGAATACATAATTTTGTACTAATTAGAGTGGTCATAGTTTATGACAAATTGGGTGGTATCGCGAAATTATAGTTTTTCGTCCCTTTATTATTATGGGAAGAAAGGCTTTTTTTATTATGTACAAAAGCATTAAATTATAAGGAGGGCAATTTTATGGAAAAATTGTTAGTGAAACAAATTTACAGAGGCAGTGAAAAATATGCAGATCAAGTAGTATCTATCTCAGGATGGATAAGAACTTTAAGGGCTTCTAAAGCATTTGGGTTTATAGAAGTAAATGATGGAAGTTTCTTTAAGAATATTCAAGTAGTTTTTGAAGAAAAGTTGGATAATTTTGTAGAGATATCTAAATTACCTATAAGTTCATCACTTACCATTGAAGGAACATTAGTTGTAACGCCAGATGCTAAACAACCATTTGAGCTTAAAGCTACTAAAATAATAGTTGAAGGAATGTCAGATACCGATTATCCACTTCAAAAGAAAAGACATTCTTTTGAGTATTTGAGAACTATTGCACATTTAAGACCAAGAAGTAATGCGTTTTCTGCAGTGTTCAGAGTACGTTCATTAACTGCTTTTGCTATTCATGAGTTTTTTCAAAAAAGAGGGTTTGTATATACTCATACACCAATAATTACAGGTAGTGATTGCGAGGGTGCAGGTGAAATGTTCAGAATTTCTACCCTTGATTTTAGTAATATTCCAATGGATAAAAACAAAAAGGTTGATTATTCACAAGACTTTTTTGGCAAGGAGACTAGCTTAACTGTAAGTGGTCAGTTAGCAGCAGAGTCTTTTGCTTTAGCTTTTAGAAATGTCTATACATTTGGACCAACATTTAGAGCTGAGAATTCTAACACAGGAAGACATGCAGCTGAGTTTTGGATGATAGAGCCTGAAATAGCTTTTGCAGATTTAAATGATGACATGAAACTTGCAGAAGACATGATGAAATACATAATAAAATATGTTATGGAAAATGCACCAGAGGAAATGGAATTTTTCAACAGTTTCGTAGATAAAGGTTTAATTGAAAGATTAAATGGTGTTGTAAATTCAGAATTTGGTCAGGTTACATATACTAAAGCTGTAGATATTTTAATGAAATCAGGGAAAGAATTTCAGTATCCAGTAACTTGGGGCTGTGATCTTCAAACTGAGCATGAAAGATATTTAACAGAAGAGGTATACAAAAAACCACTATTTGTAACTGATTATCCAAAAGAAATAAAATCATTTTATATGAGAGTAAATGAGGATGGTAAGACAGTAGCCGCAATGGACTTACTTGTACCAGGGATAGGTGAAATTATAGGTGGAAGCCAAAGAGAAGAAAGACAAGATATTCTAGAAGCTAGAATGGAAGAATGTGGTCTTAATAAAGAAGATTACTGGTGGTATCTAGAACTAAGAAAATACGGCGGAACTAAGCATGCTGGATTTGGACTAGGATTTGAAAGAGCTATTATGTATATTACAGGTATGAGTAACATAAGAGATGTTATTCCATTCCCAAGAACAACTGGATCTGCTGAATTTTAATCTAAGAAATAACATAATAAAATATAAATGTAAGTACAATATTAATCTCTTAGCCCTTAAGCTGAGAGATTTTTTTTAAAATGTGTTATTATTCTGATATCTAAATATTATAATTTAAATAAGGGGTGAATAAATCATGAAAACAATTATTAAAGAATATATACTGATAACTATCGGAATAGCACTCGTAGCCTTAGGGCTTTACTTTTTCTTAATACCAAATGATTTAGCAGTAGGGGGTGTTAGTGGCCTTGCTATGGTTATAAATCAGTATATGCCAGGTCTTACTATCGGGGCTTTAATGTTTGTATTAAATGTTGTCTTATTTGTTGTAGGATTTATGTTCATAGGGTCAAGTTTCGGAGTAAGGACAATGTATGCTAGTTTCGGATTATCTGGTATGATATGGGTATTAGAAAAACTTTTTCCTATGAGTGGTAGTATAACAAATGACATATTTCTAGAATTGATATTTGGTATATTAATTGGAGCCGTAGGGATGGGTATGGTGTTTAATCAAAATTCATCCACAGGAGGAACTGACATAATAGCTAAAATGCTTAATAAGTATTTTCACTTAGAGATAGGTAAATCTCTGCTTATAGCAGACCTTTTCATAACGATACTTGCAGGTGTAGCATTTGGTCCTAGAATAGGGATGTATGCCTTACTAGGAGTTATTATTAATGGATATACCGTTGATGCAGTTATTGCTGGAATTAATAATTGTAAAAAGGTAGAAGTGGTTAGTTCAAAAGGGGAAGAGATAAAAAGGTTTATAATTGAAGATTTAAATAGAGGGGCAACACTTTACATGGCTAAGGGAGCTTATACTAATGATGAAAAAGAAATTATAACTACTGTTTTAGGTAAAAAGCAGTTTATAAAATTAAAAAATCATATAAAAGAAATTGATAAAATGGCTTTTATAATCACATATAATGTACATGAAACGGTTGGAGAAGGTTTTAAAGATATAGATGAATGAAAAAATGAAAAAAACAATCTATTGACGAAAGCCAATAGATTGTTTTTAAATATGTTCTAATTAAGCTTCAACTGGTGCTCCTGTAGGACAAACACCTGCACAAGCTCCACAATCGATGCAAGTATCAGCATCAATAACAAATTGTGAATCTCCTTGGCTTATAGCGTTAACTGGACATTCAGGTTCACAAGCTCCACAGCTTACACATGCGTCAGTAATTTTATATGACATAATAACGACCTCCTTTTTTTACTAATTCACTACATAGTATCATAATTGGACTAATAAATAAAGCGTTTTTTAAAAATAGAGTATATTGTTAAAAAATTAACAAATAATAACCATAGAGATTAATCTATGGTAAATTAGTGAGGACGATTATTTATCATATAAATTTAAAGGGGAAAGTATTAAATGAACTGAATTAAATAATAGTTACAGCTAAAAACTAAATTTAACACAGTTCATTTAACACTTATGGTAGTTAGTAACTTTTAGCTGTATCTATATTAATGATGAGCTCATCCATGTAGCTGTGAGTTAATAACTATTGATAATATTATGTGTAGGATTTCACCTAAGTATTCAATATAAAATAAAAAAAATTATAAATTTGTTTTGTAGCTAAAACTTGCACGTGTTATTGAACACAGGATTGATATTAAGAAAGTATTTTTTTATATTTTAAGGGGGAGACACCTGTTATTGATTTAAATGCTCTCCCAAAGTGGGTGATACTACGATAACCGACTTTTTCGGATATATTGGTAATATTTAGCTCCGTGGAGAACAATAATTTTTCGGCTGCTTTTATTCGAATAGTGTTAACGTACTGGTTTAAATTTAAACCAGTTACCTTTTTAAAAGTTCTGCTTAAATAGTAGGTGCTAATAAAGAAGCGCTTTGATAAAAATTCTAAAGTTAAATTTTCTCCATAATTTTTATTAATGTATGTAATGATTTCAGATATCCTTTTATGAGTAAGATTTGTTGTTTCAATGTGATAACTAGGTGCATTTTTTAATAATCTTTCAACTAAGATTAAAAACTCTGTAAGCATCATTTTTAAAAAAATTGAAGAACTATCAACTTGATGTGTATCTTCATAAAGCATTTTAGATAATAAACTTTCGATAGATTTCTGTTCGTCAGTTTTTAGCCTTAAGACATTAGCATTTCCATGAAAACATGAAAGTAGATCGTAATTTTTTGCTTCAACTAATATATTATTCAAATATGATTTTTTAAATGTTATTAAAATCCTTTGATGATATGGAGCCCCGGCATCAAAAGTTTTATGAATCTCATTTTTTTCAACAAATACTAGATCTCCTTTTTTTATATCATAGACCTTATCTTTTATAAAATAATGTCGCTTACCATCTAATAAATAATAGATCTCATAGTCATCATGGTAGTGATTCGTTTTCATACTTATATTTCCAACTTGTTTTATTTTGGTTATTTCAAAGGCTTTTTCAATTCTATCATGATCTTTAATATTTTCGTTCATAGCATCACCTAATAAAATTATAGTGCTTACTAATTATTATTACAACAAGATTTGTAGAAAATTAATTTTTAGAGCAAGTTTTGTGCTGAAAGCTATCAATTGTTGCTCTATAATGCAATTATAAAGATATTAAAAAGAGAATAGTTATAGGGAGGAATTACTTATGATTTTAAATGAAAATAAAGTTAAAAATGTTAATGTAGCTTATATTGGGGGTGGTTCTAGAGGCTGGGCATGGGGTCTTATGAGTGATTTGGCTTCACAAGAAGAACTTTCAGGTACAGTATATTTATACGACATTGATTATGAAGCAGCTAAGTGTAATGAAATTATCGGCAATTCGATTAAAGGTCAAAATTATTCTAAAAGTAATTGGAACTATAAAGTAGTTAAATCATTAAAAGAGGCTTTGAAAGATGCTGATTTCGTTATTATATCTATTCTACCAGGAACTTTCGATGAGATGGAATCAGATGTGCATGCTCCTGAAAAATATGGGATATACCAATCTGTAGGGGATAGCGTTGGACCTGGTGGTCAATTTAGGGCTCATAGAACAATACCAATGTATGTTGAAATTGCAGAGAATTTAAAAAAGTTTTGTCCTGATGCATGGGTAATAAATTATACTAATCCCATGTCACTATGTGTTAGAACTTTATATGAGGTATTTCCTGAAATCAAGGCCTTTGGGTGTTGTCATGAGGTATTTTCAACTCAGAACCTTTTAATCAATGCATTAAGTGATATAATGGGCGTTAAAGAAGCAAAAAGATCAGAAATTAAAATTAATGTGCTTGGTATAAATCATTTTACATGGATTAATGAAGCTTATTACAAAGATATAAACTTATTCGAAGTCTATTCAAAATTTGTCAATAAAAACTATGAAAACGGTTTTGTTGGAAATGAGGGGGGGCATTGGATGAATGATACATTTAAATCAGCTGAAAGAGTTAAATTTGATCTATTTTTAAGATATGGAATTATTGCTGCAGCTGGTGATAGACATCTTGCTGAGTTCCTTCCAGGAAATTGGTACTTAAAGGACCCAAAGACTGTTGAAAATTGGAAATTCGGATTAACAACCGTAAAATTCAGAAAAAGCCAACTCAAAGAGAGATTAGAAAGAAGTGAAAGACTAGTTTCTGGCTCTGAAAAATTTGAGTTAAAGGAAACAGGGGAAGAGGGTGTTAATATAATTAAGGCACTTCTTGGAATCAGGAACCTCGTAACTAATGTTAACATGCCAAACTATGGTCAAGTAATTGGATTACCAATAGGCGCTATTGTAGAAACAAATGCTGTTTTTACAAAAAACAGTATTAAACCTGTAATGGCAGGAAAATTACCAAGTAATGTGTTAGGGCTTGTGCATAGAGTGGTTATGAACCAAGAAACAATACTCACAGCGACTTTAGCTAAAGATAAGAAATTAGCTTTTGCTGCATTTGTAAATGATCCTCTTTTAGTCAATATCTCATTAAAAGATGCGCAGGTTCTTTTTAATGAAATGTTTGATAATACAAAAAAATATCTTAATGGATGGAATTAAAATTTAATAATGAACAATTGGCCTGAGTTAGTGATAAATACTAACTCAGGTTATTTAATTTTATTAAGAACTATTTTACAGTAAGGATTGTTTATGTTTTATAATACTTTTGTGGTAGACTAATAAATGTAAATATAATATAAGGTTTTTGTATTATTGAAGTAATAAACTTTGAAATAGGTCTGAAATAGATTTTACAGATATCATGATAACGATTTCGTTTTAATAATTACTAAGGAGGAAAACTGTGGTAATAAATAATTATTTAAGTAATGTAAAAACATATATTATTAATTTTTATAAAATAATGACTATCAAAAGAAAGGTTTTTATTATATTAGCAACATTAGTGTTAATAATTAGTATGTTATCGTTTCTGTTATTACAGGTAACTTTTAAAGTATATGATAGGCAATTAATTAATAATTCATCAGAAATTCTAAATATATATTCTACTAATATTGAAAATGAACTTAGAAAGGTTGAAAGTCTAAGTTTTGGTGTTATAACTTC
Encoded here:
- a CDS encoding MBL fold metallo-hydrolase — protein: MKKAKIYYIYHSGFVVKTENHFLIFDYYKEPIENQNRVLLSPENIKEMKNVYVFSSHSHADHYNPKILEWEKYNDNIQYILSDDIKTDKDKSNYNFMGEGDEKVFQDIYVKAYGSTDIGISFLVKVDGLTIFHAGDLNWWHWKEDSLDEQTLAESLFKAHIEKIKEEKPIDIAFFPVDPRLCGDYYIGGEYFAKNIQPRVLIPMHFGDDVDITKQFVNRMNKINIKAALINYPGQEIIY
- a CDS encoding YitT family protein → MKTIIKEYILITIGIALVALGLYFFLIPNDLAVGGVSGLAMVINQYMPGLTIGALMFVLNVVLFVVGFMFIGSSFGVRTMYASFGLSGMIWVLEKLFPMSGSITNDIFLELIFGILIGAVGMGMVFNQNSSTGGTDIIAKMLNKYFHLEIGKSLLIADLFITILAGVAFGPRIGMYALLGVIINGYTVDAVIAGINNCKKVEVVSSKGEEIKRFIIEDLNRGATLYMAKGAYTNDEKEIITTVLGKKQFIKLKNHIKEIDKMAFIITYNVHETVGEGFKDIDE
- the asnS gene encoding asparagine--tRNA ligase — encoded protein: MEKLLVKQIYRGSEKYADQVVSISGWIRTLRASKAFGFIEVNDGSFFKNIQVVFEEKLDNFVEISKLPISSSLTIEGTLVVTPDAKQPFELKATKIIVEGMSDTDYPLQKKRHSFEYLRTIAHLRPRSNAFSAVFRVRSLTAFAIHEFFQKRGFVYTHTPIITGSDCEGAGEMFRISTLDFSNIPMDKNKKVDYSQDFFGKETSLTVSGQLAAESFALAFRNVYTFGPTFRAENSNTGRHAAEFWMIEPEIAFADLNDDMKLAEDMMKYIIKYVMENAPEEMEFFNSFVDKGLIERLNGVVNSEFGQVTYTKAVDILMKSGKEFQYPVTWGCDLQTEHERYLTEEVYKKPLFVTDYPKEIKSFYMRVNEDGKTVAAMDLLVPGIGEIIGGSQREERQDILEARMEECGLNKEDYWWYLELRKYGGTKHAGFGLGFERAIMYITGMSNIRDVIPFPRTTGSAEF
- a CDS encoding DUF362 domain-containing protein, coding for MSYKITDACVSCGACEPECPVNAISQGDSQFVIDADTCIDCGACAGVCPTGAPVEA
- a CDS encoding YitT family protein; translated protein: MRRETKNENVLNYVYIMIGATILAAGINMFFANLKLVTGGVSGLAIVIEYLSIKNYGVDIPLWFTNIVINIPLLAIAIKLKGRAFVGKSMFAAAYLSFALFYTSFIPVPKVDLLIASIFGGVFVGIGLGFVLRASASTGGTDLAANIIKVYLKNVPIAKIILVIDSTIILLGAFVFGIEKAMYALISTYIVSKVIDSILEGINFSKAVFIISDYSNEIAEILMKDLNRGVTGIHAKGMYSKGEKQVLFVVVGKDEIVPLQKMVKEIDTKAFITIADVREVLGEGFSE
- a CDS encoding AraC family transcriptional regulator, which produces MNENIKDHDRIEKAFEITKIKQVGNISMKTNHYHDDYEIYYLLDGKRHYFIKDKVYDIKKGDLVFVEKNEIHKTFDAGAPYHQRILITFKKSYLNNILVEAKNYDLLSCFHGNANVLRLKTDEQKSIESLLSKMLYEDTHQVDSSSIFLKMMLTEFLILVERLLKNAPSYHIETTNLTHKRISEIITYINKNYGENLTLEFLSKRFFISTYYLSRTFKKVTGLNLNQYVNTIRIKAAEKLLFSTELNITNISEKVGYRSITHFGRAFKSITGVSPLKYKKILS
- a CDS encoding alpha-glucosidase/alpha-galactosidase → MILNENKVKNVNVAYIGGGSRGWAWGLMSDLASQEELSGTVYLYDIDYEAAKCNEIIGNSIKGQNYSKSNWNYKVVKSLKEALKDADFVIISILPGTFDEMESDVHAPEKYGIYQSVGDSVGPGGQFRAHRTIPMYVEIAENLKKFCPDAWVINYTNPMSLCVRTLYEVFPEIKAFGCCHEVFSTQNLLINALSDIMGVKEAKRSEIKINVLGINHFTWINEAYYKDINLFEVYSKFVNKNYENGFVGNEGGHWMNDTFKSAERVKFDLFLRYGIIAAAGDRHLAEFLPGNWYLKDPKTVENWKFGLTTVKFRKSQLKERLERSERLVSGSEKFELKETGEEGVNIIKALLGIRNLVTNVNMPNYGQVIGLPIGAIVETNAVFTKNSIKPVMAGKLPSNVLGLVHRVVMNQETILTATLAKDKKLAFAAFVNDPLLVNISLKDAQVLFNEMFDNTKKYLNGWN